From one Catenuloplanes nepalensis genomic stretch:
- a CDS encoding diacylglycerol/lipid kinase family protein, which yields MEDSGPSHALLRAAVPRPVRTAVVVNPVKVADLGEHRRLICEGLAMAGWPEPLWLETTPQDPGIGQARAAVAAGAEVVFVSGGDGTVRAAITGLAGTGVAMAVLPSGTGNLLAANLGLEGHVGAAVQVVLDGGRRLIDVGEVEESGDCFAVMAGMGFDAQMLAGTSERAKKRIGWFAYLFGAARHIRDRPMRVRIRLDGNRVLDRRARTVLIGNVGRLQGGVRLLADAEPDDGLFNVAVVTARSLRQWVVLGLGVLYRWRRVPRMELYTASEVEIRSNRAQPRQLDGDLIAPAEVLRVHLRPKALVLCVPRPERARDLAEGADRVRERA from the coding sequence ATGGAAGACAGCGGGCCGTCCCACGCGCTCCTGCGGGCGGCCGTGCCCCGGCCGGTGCGGACCGCCGTGGTGGTCAACCCGGTGAAGGTCGCCGACCTCGGCGAGCACAGACGGCTGATCTGCGAGGGCCTGGCGATGGCCGGCTGGCCCGAGCCGCTCTGGCTGGAAACCACGCCGCAGGACCCGGGGATCGGTCAGGCACGCGCCGCGGTCGCGGCCGGTGCGGAGGTGGTCTTCGTGTCCGGCGGCGACGGCACGGTCCGGGCCGCGATCACCGGGCTGGCCGGGACCGGCGTGGCGATGGCCGTGCTGCCCTCCGGCACCGGCAACCTGCTGGCCGCGAACCTGGGGCTGGAGGGGCACGTGGGCGCGGCCGTGCAGGTGGTGCTGGACGGCGGCCGGCGGCTGATCGACGTCGGCGAGGTCGAGGAGAGCGGCGACTGCTTCGCGGTGATGGCCGGCATGGGCTTCGACGCGCAGATGCTGGCCGGCACGTCCGAGCGGGCGAAGAAGCGGATCGGCTGGTTCGCGTACCTGTTCGGCGCGGCCCGGCACATCCGGGACCGGCCGATGCGAGTGCGGATCAGGCTGGACGGCAACCGGGTGCTGGACCGGCGCGCGCGGACCGTGCTGATCGGCAACGTCGGCCGGTTGCAGGGTGGCGTGCGGCTGCTGGCCGACGCCGAACCGGACGACGGCCTGTTCAACGTGGCCGTGGTGACCGCGCGCAGCCTTCGGCAGTGGGTGGTGCTCGGCCTCGGCGTGCTGTACCGGTGGCGCCGGGTGCCGCGGATGGAGCTCTACACCGCGTCCGAGGTCGAGATCCGCAGCAACCGGGCGCAGCCGCGACAGCTGGACGGCGACCTGATCGCGCCGGCCGAGGTGCTGCGCGTCCATCTGCGGCCGAAGGCGCTGGTGCTGTGCGTGCCCCGGCCGGAGCGCGCCCGCGACCTGGCCGAGGGTGCCGACCGGGTGAGGGAGAGAGCATGA
- a CDS encoding DedA family protein, with protein sequence MTIGLGGLASLFGVVAFGAVLPIVPTGAAVSGAAALAAHGNPVMVVFVVLAGALGAYLGDLITYALCRWGGEALARRLRWLRGNARLDKLGVELRSREVPVLLVSRLVPGGRIPMLLAASVIGVTWRTFLYANAPACLLWSAVYASVGLLGGTVFPRPWEGVAAAIVLVLVVTQVAGWIHRRREAAA encoded by the coding sequence GTGACGATCGGGCTCGGCGGGCTCGCCTCGCTGTTCGGTGTGGTCGCGTTCGGGGCGGTGCTGCCGATCGTGCCGACCGGTGCCGCGGTGAGCGGCGCCGCCGCGCTGGCCGCGCACGGCAACCCGGTCATGGTGGTGTTCGTGGTGCTGGCCGGCGCGCTCGGCGCGTACCTCGGCGATCTGATCACCTACGCGCTCTGCCGGTGGGGCGGCGAGGCGCTGGCCCGCCGGCTGCGCTGGCTGCGCGGCAACGCGCGGCTCGACAAGCTCGGCGTCGAGCTGCGGAGCCGTGAGGTGCCGGTGCTGCTGGTCTCCCGGCTGGTGCCCGGCGGCCGGATCCCGATGCTGCTGGCCGCGAGCGTGATCGGCGTGACCTGGCGGACGTTCCTCTACGCGAACGCGCCGGCCTGTCTGCTGTGGTCCGCGGTCTACGCCAGCGTCGGCCTGCTCGGCGGCACCGTCTTCCCGCGCCCGTGGGAGGGCGTGGCCGCCGCGATCGTGCTGGTCCTCGTGGTCACCCAGGTGGCCGGCTGGATCCACCGCCGCCGCGAAGCCGCCGCCTGA
- a CDS encoding aldehyde dehydrogenase family protein, with protein sequence MTDTRHLLIDGEHRPASGGRTTEDLDPWRGRPLALVAAAAPADVTRAVDAAHAAFPAWAATPPSARRKILNRAADLLEERAHEAATLMGAETGGPFGWAMFNVGLATGMLREAAALVSTPLGEVLATDNPDALALGIRQPAGVVAAFAPWNAPIILGTRAIATPLAVGNTVVVKASEDAPLVAAHYLADLLHEAGLPPGVLNVITNDRADAAAIAETLIADERVRRVNFTGSTGVGRRIGELAARHLTPAVLELGGKNSILVLDDADLEYAVNAVAFGAYLNAGQICMSADRILVHRAVADEFTALLAAKAAALPAGDPSDPSTVIGPLISEGAARRVAALVDEAAGQGAKVVAGGGAPDRALYPATVLSGVEPHMRIHSEEIFGPVCTVLTVDDADQAVAIANDSPYGLTAGVLTSDLSRGLDLARRLQTGIVHVNDQSVDDEPIAPFGGVKASGYGRFGGRAGIDAFTDLRWITLQQRPKHFPF encoded by the coding sequence GTGACCGACACCCGGCACCTGCTGATAGACGGCGAACACCGGCCCGCCTCCGGCGGTCGCACGACCGAGGACCTCGATCCCTGGAGGGGTAGGCCGCTGGCGCTCGTCGCGGCCGCCGCACCCGCGGACGTCACCCGGGCGGTCGACGCCGCCCACGCCGCGTTCCCGGCCTGGGCCGCCACTCCCCCGTCCGCCCGCCGGAAGATCCTGAACCGGGCCGCGGACCTGCTCGAGGAGCGCGCGCACGAGGCCGCCACGCTGATGGGCGCGGAGACCGGCGGCCCGTTCGGCTGGGCGATGTTCAACGTCGGCCTGGCCACCGGCATGCTGCGCGAGGCCGCCGCGCTGGTCAGCACGCCGCTCGGCGAGGTGCTCGCCACCGACAACCCGGACGCGCTCGCGCTCGGCATACGCCAGCCGGCCGGCGTGGTCGCCGCGTTCGCGCCGTGGAACGCGCCGATCATCCTGGGCACCCGCGCGATCGCCACGCCGCTCGCGGTCGGCAACACCGTGGTGGTCAAGGCCAGCGAGGACGCGCCGCTGGTCGCCGCGCACTACCTCGCGGACCTGCTGCACGAGGCCGGCCTGCCACCCGGCGTGCTCAACGTGATCACCAACGACCGGGCGGACGCGGCCGCGATCGCGGAGACGCTGATCGCGGACGAGCGGGTGCGCCGGGTCAACTTCACCGGCTCCACCGGCGTCGGCCGCCGCATCGGCGAGCTGGCCGCGCGGCACCTCACACCGGCCGTGCTGGAGCTCGGCGGCAAGAACTCGATCCTGGTCCTGGACGACGCCGACCTCGAATACGCGGTGAACGCGGTCGCGTTCGGCGCCTACCTCAACGCCGGCCAGATCTGCATGTCCGCCGACCGGATCCTGGTGCACCGCGCGGTCGCGGACGAGTTCACCGCGCTGCTCGCCGCGAAGGCCGCCGCGCTCCCGGCCGGCGACCCGTCCGACCCGTCCACCGTGATCGGGCCGCTGATCAGCGAGGGCGCGGCCCGGCGCGTCGCCGCCCTGGTCGACGAGGCCGCCGGCCAGGGCGCGAAGGTCGTCGCCGGGGGCGGTGCGCCGGACCGGGCTCTCTACCCCGCCACCGTGCTGTCCGGCGTGGAACCGCACATGCGCATCCACTCGGAGGAGATCTTCGGGCCGGTCTGCACCGTGCTCACGGTCGACGACGCGGACCAGGCCGTCGCGATCGCGAACGACAGCCCGTACGGGCTGACCGCCGGCGTCCTCACCTCCGACCTGTCCCGCGGCCTCGACCTGGCCCGCCGCCTGCAGACCGGCATCGTCCACGTCAACGACCAGTCCGTCGACGACGAGCCGATCGCCCCGTTCGGCGGCGTCAAGGCCTCCGGCTACGGCCGGTTCGGCGGCCGGGCCGGCATCGACGCGTTCACCGACCTCCGCTGGATCACGCTCCAGCAGCGTCCGAAGCACTTCCCGTTCTGA
- a CDS encoding MarR family winged helix-turn-helix transcriptional regulator, with protein sequence MTDAQDRIERELTLLVRRTQRIHLRLPGVARHVDRSAYSILGRLHDDGPMRLTTLATLFTLDVSTVSRQVQALQTEGLISRSADPGDRRAALIEITAHGTEVLLGMRAARRELLRELTGEWPAEDRERFADLLERFNDGVADRLGGAPDSLPQKGLIPE encoded by the coding sequence ATGACGGACGCGCAGGACCGCATCGAGCGTGAGCTGACGCTGCTGGTGCGGCGCACTCAGCGGATCCATCTGCGGCTGCCCGGCGTGGCGCGGCACGTGGACCGCTCCGCGTACAGCATTCTCGGCCGGCTCCACGACGACGGCCCGATGCGGCTGACCACGCTGGCCACGCTGTTCACGCTGGACGTCTCCACGGTCAGCCGCCAGGTGCAGGCGCTGCAGACCGAGGGCCTGATCAGCCGGTCAGCGGATCCGGGCGACCGTCGAGCCGCGCTGATCGAGATCACGGCGCACGGCACGGAGGTGCTGCTCGGCATGCGAGCGGCGCGCCGGGAGTTGTTGCGCGAGCTGACCGGCGAGTGGCCGGCCGAGGACCGGGAGCGGTTCGCGGACCTGCTGGAGCGCTTCAACGACGGCGTGGCGGATCGCCTGGGCGGTGCGCCGGATTCTTTGCCGCAGAAGGGTTTGATCCCCGAGTAA
- a CDS encoding GAP family protein, producing the protein MDLLTLAGLAGLALIDSTSIGTLVIPIWMLLAPKVRASRFLIYLATVAIFYALVGVVLVLGAEAASTALAGLSDATWVNWAQLAIGVALFAYSFRFDGKRKRGPGRADRWKARLTGENATVPAMIGLGLGAAALEVATMLPYLAAVGLITTAGLPVAGWLTVLGAYVVVMVLPALLLGAVRALARHHVEPLLTRVSAWFAKHSDSTLGWVLGIAGFLLARDALLRLGLFDQWINNG; encoded by the coding sequence GTGGATCTGCTGACGCTCGCCGGCCTGGCCGGGCTGGCGCTCATCGACAGCACCAGCATCGGCACGCTGGTGATTCCCATCTGGATGCTGCTGGCCCCGAAGGTGCGGGCCTCCCGGTTCCTGATCTACCTGGCCACCGTCGCGATCTTCTACGCGCTGGTGGGCGTGGTCCTGGTGCTCGGCGCGGAGGCGGCGAGCACCGCGCTCGCCGGTCTGTCCGACGCGACGTGGGTCAACTGGGCGCAGCTCGCGATCGGCGTGGCACTGTTCGCGTACAGCTTCCGCTTCGACGGGAAGCGGAAGCGCGGGCCGGGCCGGGCGGACCGCTGGAAGGCGCGGCTGACCGGCGAGAACGCCACGGTCCCGGCGATGATCGGCCTCGGGCTCGGCGCGGCCGCGCTGGAGGTCGCCACGATGCTGCCCTACCTGGCCGCGGTCGGCCTGATCACCACCGCCGGCCTGCCGGTCGCGGGCTGGCTGACCGTGCTCGGCGCCTACGTGGTGGTCATGGTCCTGCCGGCGCTGCTGCTCGGCGCGGTGCGCGCGCTGGCCCGCCACCACGTCGAGCCGCTGCTGACCCGCGTCAGCGCCTGGTTCGCCAAGCACAGCGACAGCACGCTCGGCTGGGTCCTCGGCATCGCCGGCTTCCTCCTCGCCCGCGACGCCCTCCTCCGCCTGGGCCTCTTCGACCAGTGGATCAACAACGGCTAG
- a CDS encoding TetR/AcrR family transcriptional regulator has translation MPRIVDHEQRRRELAAAVWRVIGREGTGGVSVRAVAAESGWSTGAIRHYFSTQAELLTFAAHLMMERVPERLRAHLDNVELTPFDRVVAVLEELLPLDEERRTEVLVFVAVSDRTLRAPGLDAARDAAWHGTRYLCRLSVAGLTGTQSPAELTEALADPDLEARAARLHVIVDGLSLQALMFPDRMTPSTARETLSDALRDITR, from the coding sequence GTGCCGAGAATCGTGGACCACGAGCAGAGAAGACGGGAGCTGGCGGCCGCCGTCTGGCGGGTGATCGGACGCGAGGGCACCGGCGGCGTGTCGGTGCGGGCGGTCGCGGCCGAGTCCGGCTGGTCCACGGGCGCGATCAGGCACTACTTCTCGACCCAGGCGGAGCTGCTCACGTTCGCGGCGCACCTGATGATGGAGCGCGTGCCGGAACGCCTCCGCGCCCACCTGGACAACGTGGAGCTGACCCCGTTCGACCGAGTCGTCGCGGTGCTGGAGGAACTGCTGCCGCTCGACGAGGAGCGCCGGACCGAGGTGCTGGTCTTCGTCGCGGTCTCGGACCGCACGCTGCGCGCCCCCGGTCTGGACGCGGCCCGCGACGCGGCCTGGCACGGCACCCGCTACCTGTGCCGACTCTCGGTGGCGGGCCTCACCGGAACACAGTCGCCGGCCGAACTCACCGAGGCGCTGGCCGACCCGGACCTGGAGGCGCGCGCGGCCCGGCTGCACGTGATCGTGGACGGCCTGTCGCTGCAGGCGCTGATGTTCCCGGACCGCATGACTCCGTCCACCGCACGCGAGACGCTGAGCGACGCGCTGCGGGACATCACCCGGTGA
- a CDS encoding TetR/AcrR family transcriptional regulator, whose protein sequence is MGNRDALLSAAHSCVVTKGFNHTSARDVTAEAGVSLAAIGYHFGSTEALLTEAVLRGIGDWAQDLGHLLTDDPAPAGETPRERFTRVWAAVLASFEDHRKILAASYAVMARADDLPDVRRRLSEGIDTARRTLATLLAGIDPATDPERTRQVGSLYYAILGGLLTQWLVDPDSTPSATDLTAALTHLRV, encoded by the coding sequence ATGGGCAACCGAGACGCGCTTCTGTCCGCCGCGCACAGCTGCGTGGTGACGAAGGGCTTCAACCACACGAGCGCGCGGGACGTCACCGCGGAGGCCGGCGTGAGCCTGGCCGCGATCGGCTATCACTTCGGTAGCACCGAGGCCCTGCTCACCGAGGCGGTCCTGCGCGGCATCGGCGACTGGGCGCAGGATCTGGGGCACCTTCTGACCGACGACCCGGCCCCCGCCGGCGAGACACCCCGGGAGCGCTTCACCCGGGTCTGGGCCGCCGTCCTCGCATCGTTCGAAGACCACCGCAAGATCCTGGCCGCGTCGTACGCCGTGATGGCCCGCGCCGACGACCTGCCGGACGTCCGCCGCCGCCTGTCCGAAGGCATCGACACGGCCCGCCGCACGCTGGCCACGCTGCTCGCCGGCATCGATCCGGCCACCGATCCGGAACGCACCCGCCAGGTCGGCTCCCTCTACTACGCCATCCTCGGCGGCCTGCTCACCCAGTGGCTCGTCGACCCCGACTCCACCCCGTCCGCCACCGACCTCACCGCGGCCCTGACCCACCTCAGGGTTTAG
- a CDS encoding MBL fold metallo-hydrolase, translated as MESAAVTATWWGHATVWLEDSGVRLLTDPLLGDRLAHLRRMRGPRPVLPGPPDAVLVSHLHADHLDIPSLRRIPPDTIFVVPRGATGLIHRRLGGHYSGNCVELAAGEETKIKDVTVRAVPAAHDGARGPWSRLRGDALGFLVEGSARTWFAGDTGLFDGMSLLGPVDLALVPVGGWGPSLHPSQHLDPAGGAEAVHRVGAAEAIPIHYGTFWPVGMGRVRPHMFHSPGTEFARLAGERMPDVRTHLLAPGETAHLGVS; from the coding sequence GTGGAGAGCGCGGCGGTAACGGCCACGTGGTGGGGGCACGCCACGGTCTGGCTGGAGGACTCGGGGGTGCGGCTGCTCACCGACCCGCTGCTCGGCGACCGGCTGGCCCACCTGCGCCGCATGCGCGGTCCCCGCCCGGTGCTGCCCGGCCCGCCGGACGCGGTGCTCGTCTCCCACCTGCACGCCGATCACCTGGACATCCCGTCGCTGCGCCGGATCCCGCCGGACACGATCTTCGTGGTGCCGCGCGGCGCGACCGGCCTGATCCACCGTCGCCTCGGCGGCCACTACTCCGGCAACTGCGTCGAGCTCGCCGCCGGTGAGGAAACCAAGATCAAAGATGTGACGGTACGAGCGGTCCCCGCCGCCCACGACGGCGCCCGCGGTCCCTGGTCCCGCCTGCGCGGCGACGCGCTCGGCTTCCTGGTCGAGGGCTCGGCCCGCACCTGGTTCGCCGGCGACACCGGCCTGTTCGACGGCATGTCGCTGCTCGGCCCGGTCGACCTGGCGCTGGTCCCGGTCGGCGGCTGGGGCCCGAGCCTGCACCCGTCGCAGCACCTCGACCCGGCCGGCGGCGCCGAGGCGGTGCACCGGGTCGGCGCGGCCGAGGCGATCCCGATCCACTACGGCACGTTCTGGCCGGTCGGCATGGGCCGGGTCCGGCCGCACATGTTCCACTCGCCCGGCACCGAGTTCGCCCGGCTGGCCGGCGAGCGGATGCCGGACGTGCGCACCCACCTGCTCGCACCCGGCGAGACCGCGCACCTCGGAGTGTCGTGA
- a CDS encoding phage holin family protein yields MLERPGPHQAEPGRLRLGMRVLRDWRPTVPRFRALLRSMATSFVVLAATLWLLPGVNASGLIALLWLVALVTGVGALLRPLLLVVATVLGGLGALLLGVVVQAIIMYVALRLNPAASATGFEVAFAASWIALGLAAVVNWVVDAGTDDTFVLETMRLMSRVRRSHPRPDDCDRDGMLIVQLDGVSAPLLRWAVRAGNLPNLGRWLRDGSHRLASFHTGVPATTPAVQAGILYGDVRQVPAFRWYEKAGRRLMVTNRPRDAAEIERRLSTGRGLLRDGGVSISNVFPGDAETCLLTVSRAALPGPSSSGYAAFMTFGLARALVLGFGEIMKELWQSRQQRRRDVQPRIGRGGYYLLLRPATNVLLRDLNVSLIAEQMAKGAPVVYCDFVDYDEVAHHAGPARNEALHSLEGLDRVVGVLHRLAADAPRDYHLVILSDHGQAQGATFRQRHGERIEDVVQRLVARAGTVEPAGPARSSTAPVEQWGPVNALLTEAANRSGATAAATRAATRKRSGDGQVTLGPADAEKSEVEAGDAESVVVASGNLAMVYLPRLPGKATREELDAAYPGLVEGLIAHPGVGLLVVDEAAGPVAHGARGSQNLSEGTVEGEDPLLPYGPRARADLLRHQGMDHVGDLVLISPVDPATEDVAAFEELVGSHGGLGGWQTEAMVVHPAAWARESEEFDGPDAVHRQLLIWLEKLGVRPPALDD; encoded by the coding sequence ATGCTTGAGCGCCCCGGCCCGCACCAGGCCGAACCCGGCCGGCTCCGGCTGGGCATGCGGGTGCTGCGCGACTGGCGGCCCACGGTCCCCCGGTTCCGCGCGTTGCTGCGCTCGATGGCCACGTCGTTCGTGGTGCTCGCGGCCACGCTCTGGCTGCTCCCCGGCGTCAACGCCAGCGGCCTGATCGCGTTGCTCTGGCTGGTCGCGCTGGTCACCGGCGTCGGCGCGCTGCTGCGCCCGCTGCTGCTGGTGGTGGCCACCGTGCTCGGCGGGCTCGGCGCGCTGCTGCTCGGCGTGGTGGTGCAGGCGATCATCATGTACGTCGCACTGCGCCTCAACCCGGCTGCGAGCGCCACCGGCTTCGAGGTCGCGTTCGCCGCGTCGTGGATCGCGCTCGGCCTGGCCGCGGTGGTCAACTGGGTGGTCGACGCCGGCACCGACGACACGTTCGTGCTGGAGACGATGCGCCTGATGTCGCGCGTGCGGCGCAGCCACCCGCGCCCGGACGACTGCGACCGGGACGGCATGCTCATCGTCCAGCTGGACGGCGTGTCCGCGCCGCTGCTGCGCTGGGCCGTGCGGGCCGGCAACCTGCCGAACCTGGGCCGCTGGCTGCGCGACGGCTCGCACCGGCTGGCGTCGTTCCACACCGGAGTGCCGGCCACCACGCCCGCGGTGCAGGCCGGCATCCTCTACGGCGACGTGCGTCAGGTGCCCGCGTTCCGCTGGTACGAGAAGGCCGGGCGCCGCCTGATGGTGACGAACCGCCCGCGCGACGCCGCCGAGATCGAGCGCCGCCTCTCCACCGGCCGCGGGCTGCTCCGGGACGGCGGCGTCAGCATCAGCAACGTGTTCCCCGGCGACGCGGAGACCTGCCTGCTCACCGTGTCCCGCGCGGCGCTGCCCGGACCGTCCTCGTCCGGCTACGCCGCGTTCATGACGTTCGGCCTGGCCCGCGCGCTCGTGCTCGGCTTCGGCGAGATCATGAAGGAGCTGTGGCAGAGCCGCCAGCAGCGCCGCCGCGACGTGCAGCCGCGGATCGGCCGGGGCGGCTACTACCTGCTGTTGCGCCCGGCCACGAACGTGCTGCTCCGCGACCTGAACGTGTCGCTGATCGCGGAGCAGATGGCCAAGGGCGCGCCGGTCGTCTACTGCGACTTCGTGGACTACGACGAGGTGGCGCACCACGCCGGGCCGGCCCGCAACGAGGCGCTGCACTCGCTGGAGGGCCTGGACCGGGTGGTCGGCGTGCTGCACCGGCTGGCCGCGGACGCGCCCCGCGACTACCACCTGGTGATCCTCTCCGACCACGGGCAGGCGCAGGGCGCCACGTTCCGGCAGCGACACGGCGAACGGATCGAGGACGTGGTGCAGCGCCTGGTCGCGCGCGCCGGCACGGTCGAGCCGGCCGGCCCGGCCCGCTCGTCGACCGCGCCGGTCGAGCAGTGGGGTCCGGTCAACGCGCTGCTCACCGAGGCCGCGAACCGGTCCGGCGCGACCGCGGCCGCGACCCGTGCGGCCACCCGCAAGCGCTCCGGGGACGGTCAGGTCACGCTCGGCCCGGCCGATGCCGAGAAGTCCGAAGTGGAGGCCGGTGACGCGGAGTCGGTGGTCGTCGCGTCCGGCAACCTGGCCATGGTCTACCTGCCCCGGCTGCCCGGCAAGGCCACCCGCGAGGAGCTGGACGCGGCGTACCCCGGGCTGGTCGAGGGTCTGATCGCCCATCCGGGCGTCGGCCTGCTCGTCGTGGACGAGGCCGCCGGCCCGGTCGCGCACGGAGCCAGAGGATCACAGAACCTTTCCGAGGGTACGGTCGAAGGCGAGGACCCGCTGCTGCCGTACGGTCCCCGCGCCCGCGCCGACCTGCTGCGCCACCAGGGCATGGATCACGTCGGCGACCTGGTGCTGATCAGCCCGGTCGACCCCGCGACCGAGGACGTGGCCGCGTTCGAGGAGCTGGTCGGCTCGCACGGCGGGCTGGGCGGCTGGCAGACCGAGGCGATGGTGGTGCACCCGGCCGCCTGGGCCCGCGAGTCCGAGGAGTTCGACGGCCCGGACGCGGTGCACCGCCAGCTGCTCATCTGGCTGGAGAAGCTCGGCGTCCGCCCACCCGCCCTCGACGACTGA
- a CDS encoding YihY/virulence factor BrkB family protein, with the protein MSSTNQVPETQQMSGDELSADDAWQALRVYGRWHLFHDAFVRFRYGDGFSHSRALALQLCLAVVPFLIALAGLATDLGAEEGGLVVADTILALTPGASHDVVADLLTDDERTEEAGELALTLGLITGMVSLTQTMAQIERGANRIYGVERDRPALLKYARATALAVLAGVPALFGFLTLVAGRPFGDSIEGRYPGWGDEFSDVWDVVRWPASLALVIFAIGVIFRFAPRRRQPGLSWLLFGATLATVLWWATSLLLAGYVRFSGGFGETYGPLTGIIALLLWANLTGIALFLGLAFAAQLEAARVGVPEPAEPDRWAPSPKDERPHAPHLPTPRSRKHQTIKASRVRSFSAGFAVKPDGNRKLVRPRKFPPV; encoded by the coding sequence ATGAGCAGCACCAACCAGGTTCCCGAGACGCAGCAGATGTCCGGTGACGAGCTGTCCGCGGACGACGCCTGGCAGGCGCTGCGCGTCTACGGCCGCTGGCACCTGTTCCACGACGCGTTCGTCCGCTTCCGCTACGGCGACGGCTTCAGCCACTCACGCGCGCTCGCGCTGCAGCTGTGCCTCGCGGTGGTGCCGTTCCTGATCGCGCTCGCCGGTCTCGCCACCGACCTCGGCGCCGAGGAGGGCGGCCTGGTGGTGGCGGACACGATCCTGGCGCTCACCCCGGGCGCCAGCCACGACGTGGTCGCGGACCTGCTCACCGACGACGAGCGCACCGAGGAGGCCGGCGAGCTGGCGCTGACGCTCGGCCTGATCACCGGCATGGTGTCGCTGACCCAGACGATGGCGCAGATCGAGCGCGGCGCGAACCGGATCTACGGCGTCGAGCGCGACCGCCCGGCGCTGCTCAAGTACGCGCGCGCCACCGCGCTGGCCGTGCTGGCCGGCGTGCCCGCGCTGTTCGGCTTCCTCACGCTGGTGGCCGGCCGCCCGTTCGGCGACTCGATCGAGGGCCGTTACCCGGGTTGGGGCGACGAGTTCTCCGACGTCTGGGACGTGGTGCGCTGGCCGGCCAGCCTCGCCCTGGTGATCTTCGCGATCGGCGTGATCTTCCGGTTCGCGCCGCGCCGCCGCCAGCCCGGCCTGTCCTGGCTGCTCTTCGGCGCCACGCTGGCCACCGTCCTGTGGTGGGCGACCAGCCTGCTGCTCGCCGGGTACGTGCGCTTCTCCGGCGGCTTCGGCGAGACCTACGGCCCGCTGACCGGCATCATCGCGCTGCTCCTCTGGGCCAACCTGACCGGCATCGCGCTCTTCCTCGGCCTCGCGTTCGCGGCCCAGCTGGAGGCGGCCCGGGTCGGCGTGCCCGAACCGGCCGAGCCGGACCGCTGGGCGCCCTCCCCCAAGGACGAACGCCCGCACGCGCCACACCTCCCCACGCCACGATCCAGGAAACACCAGACCATCAAGGCCTCGCGGGTACGGTCGTTCAGCGCCGGATTCGCGGTCAAGCCGGACGGCAACCGCAAGCTCGTCCGCCCCCGCAAATTCCCGCCGGTGTAG
- a CDS encoding SRPBCC family protein translates to MRRTTKILMFGLGGLLILAGTPAAVGTLRSTHLITVTRATTAPADRIWDLWADVPGRTRWDEGLESIHLDGPFVTGATGEVTLKGQPSVRFEIRDCEPDSHYTDRFHLPAGATMDWQHTITEHGDGTRSVTFRVTTRGPSALFLAPVMTSILDADLPSTVDRLVALAEGELSP, encoded by the coding sequence ATGCGACGTACCACGAAGATCCTGATGTTCGGTCTCGGTGGTCTGCTCATCCTCGCCGGAACGCCGGCCGCGGTGGGCACCCTGCGCAGCACCCACCTCATCACGGTGACCAGGGCGACCACCGCCCCCGCGGACCGGATCTGGGACCTCTGGGCGGACGTGCCCGGCCGGACCCGCTGGGACGAGGGCCTGGAGTCGATCCATCTCGACGGGCCGTTCGTCACCGGCGCCACCGGGGAGGTCACGCTCAAGGGCCAGCCATCGGTGCGGTTCGAGATCCGCGACTGCGAGCCGGACAGTCACTACACCGACCGCTTCCACCTGCCCGCCGGCGCCACCATGGACTGGCAGCACACGATCACCGAGCACGGCGACGGCACCCGCTCGGTCACCTTCCGGGTGACCACCCGAGGGCCGTCCGCCCTGTTCCTGGCCCCGGTCATGACATCGATCCTGGACGCGGACCTTCCGTCCACGGTCGACCGCCTCGTCGCGCTCGCGGAGGGCGAGCTCTCGCCGTAG
- a CDS encoding calcium-binding protein encodes MTNPFRGALMAGASLSLTLAASFAPGAAQAAPPATPQPWPACTINGTSGGDKLLGTTGKDVICGFGGDDILLGLAGNDILIGGAGDDTLVGGSGWDTLYGGADDDRLLAGPGGGKVDGGSGKDRCLGPGKHAWYSGCERKYVTGG; translated from the coding sequence ATGACCAATCCGTTCCGGGGCGCCCTCATGGCGGGCGCCTCGCTCTCCCTGACTCTGGCCGCCTCGTTCGCGCCCGGCGCGGCACAGGCGGCACCCCCGGCCACGCCACAGCCGTGGCCGGCCTGCACGATCAACGGCACCTCCGGCGGCGACAAGCTGCTCGGCACGACCGGCAAGGACGTCATCTGCGGCTTCGGCGGCGACGACATCCTGCTCGGCCTGGCCGGCAACGACATCCTGATCGGTGGCGCCGGCGACGACACGCTCGTCGGCGGCTCCGGCTGGGACACGCTCTACGGCGGCGCTGACGACGACCGGCTGCTGGCCGGGCCCGGCGGCGGAAAGGTGGACGGCGGCTCCGGCAAGGACCGGTGCCTCGGCCCCGGGAAGCACGCCTGGTACTCCGGCTGCGAACGCAAGTACGTCACGGGCGGCTGA